The Anaerolineales bacterium sequence CAAACGCAATTTCCCCTCGGCCCTCGCAGGCGCCAAACCGCCCAGTTCAATCAACGCATCCCAGGCGATTACCTCTGCGCGGATGAAGCCGCGCGCCATGTCCGAATGTATGCTCGCCGCCGCTTCGAGCACGCTGCTTCCGCGTTCCAACGTCCATGCCCGCGCTTCGCTTTCGTTTACGGTGAAAAAGGAAAGCAGATCGAGTAAATCGAACGAAGTGCGCACGATCGCCTCACGGCCGGATTCCTGGATTCCGTATTCTTCGAGAAATTCCCGGGCTTCTTCGTTGGATAGCTGTGCGATTTCCATTTCCAGCTTTCCGTACAACTGCATCACGCACATACGGTCGGAATGGGATTCGATATGAGCGGCATCCTGGCCTTCGGCTTGATTGACCACGATCAAGACCGGCTTTCCCGAGAGCAGGCCATACCCCGACAGGGCTTCCTTCTCCTCCGGCTTGATCTCGTACTCGCGCAACGGCGTACCATCTTCGAGTACCGCCCCAAGCCGTTCGAACAGCGCCATCTCCCGGTCGATGACCGCTCGATCGCGCCCCCCTTTCTGGCGTTCCTCCGCCAGACGCTCGAGGCGTCGTTCCACCATTAACATATCGTGCAGCAGGAATTCCGTCTCCAGCGTCGTGATGTCGCGCTCGGGATCGACGCTGCCCGCAGGATGGGGAACGGCCGGATCGTCGAACGCCCGCACCACGTGGAGAAAACCGTCCACCTGCTCCAATTGATTTACCACAGGACCAGGCAGCTCCGTGGACCTGGCCTCCACCTGAAAACCGCCGACGTCCGCGTAGACGACCTTGGTGTAGGTCTTCTTGTTTGGATTCAGCAAATCGCTCAAACGATCGAGGCGGGAATCAGGCACGTCGACGGTTGCCGTATGGACTTCGAATCTCGCTGCAGCTCCCGATGGGCCGACGGGAAGATCTGCGCCGGAGAGCATGTTGTAAATGGTCGTCTTGCCGCTCGAAGGCAGCCCGATGATGCCAAGTCGAATCATCTCGCCTCCCCCTTAATACGTATGCTGTTCTTCATGTTCCTCGTCCGATAATCAACCACGAACCGGGGCCTGGTGCGAATCATGAAGGCCGGTCTCCCCGCAGAATCTTCGATTGTGTGATTGTAAATATGAAAACTTGACCGGCCGCCGTCGTTTGAATATACTTGCCTTACGCCGAAGTGGCGGAACTGGCAGACGCGCGCGACTCAAACTCGCGTTCCTTCGGGATTGTGGGTTCGATTCCCACCTTCGGCACCAGTCGATTATAGCATAGCCGACCCCAGCAATTCACCTCGAAGCTGGGGTCGGGCGCGACTGGGCAGGCTGGTGACGTCTGGTTCGCACGCCGCAAAACGAGTTCGCCGCCTTCCCTCACTTCTCCGGCGTCCGACGGCGGTTGTTGCAGATGCGGGCGCAATGTGGCAAAATCCAGCCAACGCGATGAAAAACACTACCTTCACTCGTTTGATCGCCGGTATCGCACTCGGCCTCGTTCTCGGCTTGCTCTACGGCTGGGTGATTCGGCCCGTGGAATACGTCGATACCACACCGAACACGCTGCGCGTCGATTATCGAACGGACTACGTTCTGATGGTGGCCGAAGCATACAGCGGCGACGGGGATCTCGATGCGGCGCTCATCCGTCTGGCAGCACTCGGTTCGCAACCCCCGCTCGACATCGTGCTCGATGCAATCGACTACAGTATCGACATCGATCGCCCTCGTTCCGAATTGGAAGTCCTCAACCATCTCGCCAATCAACTGCGCGATCTGCAAGCCTCACCTGAGATTGGCGGACCATGAACAAAGGGAAATGGCTCCCACTCGTCATCGGTCTACTGCTGGGAATCGCCGCAGGTGTTTATTACGCCTGGGTGGTCAATCCCGTGGAGTACCTGGAAACCGCACCGGCCGCGCTGCGGGACGAATACAAAGCGGATTATTACAGTTTGATCGCCCTCGCATACGCCAGTACGAACGACCTCGAGCACGCACGGTCACGCCTGGCCCAGATTCCCGATCCCGATTACGCAAGCACGCTCAGCCAACTCGCCCAGACGCGCTTCGCCGCAGGCCGGCCCGAACGGGAGGTGCGTGCGCTCGCCCTGCTGGCGGCTGCGCTTGGCGAAAGCCCGGCTCCCATTGCAACCACACCTTCCACGCAGGGAGCAAGTTCCCCGACTCCGGCAACGCCCACGCGAACTGCCACCATCACCCGGCTGCCGCGTACGAATACGCCCACAGCAACGCCCGGTGCGCCCTTCGAAATGGTCGAAAAGGAGTTGGTATGCGATTTAGATCTAAAAGCACCGCTGATCCAGATCGAAGTCATCGACGCCGCCGGCCAACCCGTCCCCGGGATCGAAGCGTTCGTCATCTGGGATGAGGGCGAAGATCATTTCTTCACCGGATTGAAACCGGAACTCGGGATCGGCTACGCGGATTTCACCATGCAGGTCGGTGTTTCTTACACCTTGCAGTTGGTGGATGCGGACATCCCCGTGACCGGACTGTTTGCCGAGGAATGCGCAGGCGAAGACGGCGAGACGTTCCCCGGCTCTTGGTTGCTCACCTTTCAACAGCCCGCTGCAGAAAACTGATCTTCGCCACTCGTGACGTCTTTCGTCACGGGCCATCCCTCTCCGCCCGCTGGTTAGAGGCCGGCGTTCGAGCCGGACACGTCGGGAAGCAGATGTTCCGGCACCTGAACGGCCACCACTTCTCCGCGCGCACAAACTTCGCCTTCCGCATAGAGATCGGAAGTGACGATCACCTTTCTGCCTTTGATCTCCTTGATCTTGCTGCGAATCTCCAACTCTACGCCCAGCGGCGTCGGGCGAAGATAATCGACGTGTAATGCGGCGGTCAGGAAGCGGAGCGGTGGATCCGAATCCATGGGACGCCCCTCGGCGCGGTAGGCCGCTGCGGCCGCCGAACCCGTGCTGTGGCAGTCGATTAGGGAGGCGATCAATCCCCCGTAAACATATCCGGGAAAGGCGATGTGGTAGGGTTCCGGAATGAAACGCATCACGGTCTCATCCCCTTCCCAATGACTCTTGATCTGAAGGCCGTAGCCGTTCAAACGACCACAGCCGTAGCAGTGGCTGTATTCCTCACGGTAGTAATCCTGAAACGCCTTCTCTGGCATGTGCAATTCTCCTCGTGCACGCTTAGCTCATATATAAGGACGACAACTCATCCGTGCAGGACCGAAACGCCAATCCACGATTTCGAACGCTGCAATCCTTGATGTTACTTTTTCTCAACGGTCTCGAGCCAGGTCCGGATAGATTTTTCGTGTTCCGGGTAATGCCAATCCATGTTCGCGGAGATCATCTCCCAAAGAGGGTGCCCGTCCCGCCATGGGAAACGGTCGGGATCGAGCAGCATCTGTTCATCGATATCTTCGACGATTCGGAGGGCTTCAGCGTAGGAAGCGCGGAACTCTTTCAGCACTCTTTCCAATTCCAAACCGCGCTGCTGTTCGAAAGTTTCAGCGTTCCAGCGATCCAGGTCGTCCCACGTCATCCCGGAGGGCAGCATTTCGGGTTCGCGGTCTTGAAGCGATTCTTTCAGCCAAACGATCATGCGCCGCTCCCAGGTGCTGATGTGAGAGAGAAGATCTTTCACCGAATTCTCGCCTTCCACTCCGGGAACCAACATGCGGTTCTGCGGAACTGCGGCAACCGTCTGCTCCAACCTGGCATGCGCCTGCCGAATGGATTCCAGCAGTTTGCTTTTGTTCATTTTCTCTTCCATGCTCTCCGCCTCGTATCGGAAAGTAATCCGAAATATCTAAAACAGGAACGCTCGTCGATTGGCGCCTACTCCGCTTTTCTCCGCCGGCGCTC is a genomic window containing:
- a CDS encoding PaaI family thioesterase gives rise to the protein MPEKAFQDYYREEYSHCYGCGRLNGYGLQIKSHWEGDETVMRFIPEPYHIAFPGYVYGGLIASLIDCHSTGSAAAAAYRAEGRPMDSDPPLRFLTAALHVDYLRPTPLGVELEIRSKIKEIKGRKVIVTSDLYAEGEVCARGEVVAVQVPEHLLPDVSGSNAGL
- a CDS encoding DinB family protein, with the protein product MNKSKLLESIRQAHARLEQTVAAVPQNRMLVPGVEGENSVKDLLSHISTWERRMIVWLKESLQDREPEMLPSGMTWDDLDRWNAETFEQQRGLELERVLKEFRASYAEALRIVEDIDEQMLLDPDRFPWRDGHPLWEMISANMDWHYPEHEKSIRTWLETVEKK
- a CDS encoding DUF933 domain-containing protein produces the protein MIRLGIIGLPSSGKTTIYNMLSGADLPVGPSGAAARFEVHTATVDVPDSRLDRLSDLLNPNKKTYTKVVYADVGGFQVEARSTELPGPVVNQLEQVDGFLHVVRAFDDPAVPHPAGSVDPERDITTLETEFLLHDMLMVERRLERLAEERQKGGRDRAVIDREMALFERLGAVLEDGTPLREYEIKPEEKEALSGYGLLSGKPVLIVVNQAEGQDAAHIESHSDRMCVMQLYGKLEMEIAQLSNEEAREFLEEYGIQESGREAIVRTSFDLLDLLSFFTVNESEARAWTLERGSSVLEAAASIHSDMARGFIRAEVIAWDALIELGGLAPARAEGKLRL